The sequence below is a genomic window from Cicer arietinum cultivar CDC Frontier isolate Library 1 chromosome 6, Cicar.CDCFrontier_v2.0, whole genome shotgun sequence.
tcatacaaaataattaaaatcaaacctTATAAAACTATGTTTGCTATGTGGTATTATGTTAATCGATAATTGACGATATTATTAGATCTGATATCATATTAAAACTCTCAAGAATTTGCAGTTGTATGTGaatttttggttttaattatattatttcattttaaaccaaaaaaCTATATTTGCTATGTCTCAATTTGTAATTCACCCTAATTTAGTAGtggttttcatttttatttttatagtttattaTCAGCTTCATCTTTCTATTGTCATACTagtctattttattataatataggGCACgtgaattatttaaaagacattaatacaaaatgtttttaaataagttaataagtcataataaattactaaaaacGTCTTATcagaaattttaataaataataaattaaatttaaattattattgtttttttttttttataatgaagaTTAACTATTCTCTATAGTAAGGTGAGATCTATGATTCTATGTTCAAGTCTGTTATCAAAAAATCCAACAAATATAAAtgtatgcttttttttttctattgaaaatataattgtatGATTAATCCTTGAGTTAggagttatattttaaaataaattcaactaAAAGATAGCAAATTCATTATATCTAAGAATGCAAACACATTAaagcttaataaaaaaatgtattatttagttattatattAGACTTTAGGGTTTCAAGGAGGGATATCtaactcataaataaataagatgGCAAACTCAATAAgtgaatttttatattattttatgttgttttgCAATGATGTCATAAAATTCAAACCAAAGGAATTGCTAGTCcatacaaatacaaataatagaCATGTGATAGTGGATTATGGTTTGaaaccaatttaaaaaatacaagaaaCCAATAGATGCACACAAACCACAAACCTTAACAATAAGTCCCAAAAAAAAACCTTAACAAAACcagaaaatcaatttaaacAGGAGCAATATAAAGAGAGTAGAGGAAACGTTGATCACCAAGAACATGGGAGAGAACAATAACAAATCTACTATGAGGagaaaacaaatcaaaatcaaaatcaatacaataataacattaacaaaatatgtcaaaaatatgtgtttgttttatccattattctttaaaaaaaattgtggtagggttatatcattattaatattattattattattattattattatcatacaTTAATAACCATTTTACCATATTCCCacccaaaaaacaaaaaacagagaaagaaaacTTAGGCTGCACAAAAGACTACAGAGTATTTCATCCAAAACTCTGTTCCATCAACTTAACAAACTCATAGTGATCAACTAATTCATCTCCATTTTGATCAACAACGTTAATCATTTTTTGACATTCCACAAAGTCTCTCTGAAATCCCAAACAACACAAAACCCTCTGCAACTCAGTAGCTTCTATAAAGCCATCTTTGTTTTCATCAAACACATTAAATGCTTCCTTCACCTCTTCCAAACTAACCCCATTTTCAAACATATGACTAATTTCTTCTTGATCATCAAACTCCACTATACAATCCTCATCATAATTCACTCTTAATCCCATCTTTTCCatcacaacaatgatttcatcTTTGCACAATTTCACACCACTTTGAATATTGCAGTTCAAACCCTGCTTCACTAGTTCATAATTATAGTAACTTGTAAGAGTGGCACAATAGTTCCAATTATGGGAAACATAGTTCAACAAAGTgtgcattttaaaaattaaaattgagagAAAATCTTTAATTCTAATATCACAATGGAGAATTCCAAGAAATAAAGATGATCCAAACATATTTAATGTTGCAAGGAATTTGCTctaatattgataataataaaaaatcacaaacaTGTGGCCTAATAAAGTTTATTGTTGAATATATTGATGTTTGGACTTTGGAGTTAGTTACATATATATACATGACAAATAAAAAAGACCCTTTGGGAGCTTCAAGAAGAAGAGTCAACACATAACGTGTAAAAAGTGGTAAGGTTGTTGTTACTACAACATTGCTGTTATATTTCTCGGAAACAATTAGGTTCAGATTCCATTCGGAATTGCAAGTGGAAATTTCGAATCATAAAGCACGCTGGgatatctaaatttttttaggaGAAttcaaattattcaatttattgtgtttgaaataataaattttgaatataaatgaattatacgaagtattttatcaaatataaataac
It includes:
- the LOC101500458 gene encoding probable calcium-binding protein CML45, whose product is MFGSSLFLGILHCDIRIKDFLSILIFKMHTLLNYVSHNWNYCATLTSYYNYELVKQGLNCNIQSGVKLCKDEIIVVMEKMGLRVNYDEDCIVEFDDQEEISHMFENGVSLEEVKEAFNVFDENKDGFIEATELQRVLCCLGFQRDFVECQKMINVVDQNGDELVDHYEFVKLMEQSFG